In Halanaeroarchaeum sp. HSR-CO, one DNA window encodes the following:
- a CDS encoding mechanosensitive ion channel family protein gives MIATVGPFALVAGVVRAVDTFVASVLEALPSIMAAVAFLLVAAVGITGIRALTRRAIDATLPSEEDLVVDLGVLVVTIFLWFGAVLVVLDILGMGEIAASLGTATGFIALGISYALSNVVADTVSGVYLLRDPDFEVGDQVTTASVTGTVASIGLRKTRLETDDGERVVLANADVDEKWRRLDSAPIVDEMD, from the coding sequence ATGATCGCGACAGTCGGACCGTTTGCTCTGGTGGCTGGCGTCGTCCGGGCCGTCGATACCTTCGTCGCTTCGGTCCTCGAGGCGCTCCCATCGATCATGGCGGCGGTCGCGTTCCTGCTGGTCGCAGCCGTGGGAATCACCGGCATTCGGGCGCTCACCCGGCGGGCCATCGACGCGACCCTCCCGTCCGAGGAGGACCTCGTCGTGGATCTCGGGGTCCTCGTCGTCACGATCTTCCTCTGGTTCGGCGCGGTGCTCGTCGTCCTCGACATCCTCGGGATGGGCGAGATCGCCGCGAGTCTGGGGACCGCGACTGGGTTCATCGCGCTGGGTATCTCCTACGCCCTCTCGAACGTCGTCGCCGACACGGTGTCCGGTGTCTACCTCCTGCGCGACCCGGATTTCGAGGTCGGCGATCAGGTGACGACGGCCTCGGTGACCGGCACCGTCGCCAGCATCGGCCTGCGGAAGACGCGCCTGGAGACCGACGACGGGGAACGGGTCGTTCTGGCGAACGCCGACGTCGACGAGAAGTGGCGTCGGCTGGACTCCGCCCCGATCGTCGACGAGATGGACTGA
- a CDS encoding nuclear transport factor 2 family protein, producing the protein MPETPADVVRSYYDRVDAEDIDGLVALFAPDAVYERPGQNRLEGREELDRFYRDERPLTEGNHELHALVHDESGVATRGTFTGRQDGEGVSLGFADFFTFDEAGLIETRHTYTDRDTV; encoded by the coding sequence ATGCCCGAAACACCAGCCGACGTGGTTCGATCGTACTACGACCGCGTCGACGCGGAGGATATCGACGGCCTGGTGGCACTGTTCGCCCCGGACGCGGTCTACGAGCGGCCGGGACAGAACCGACTCGAGGGTCGCGAGGAACTCGATCGGTTCTACCGCGATGAGCGACCACTCACGGAGGGCAACCACGAACTCCACGCTCTCGTGCACGACGAATCGGGGGTCGCGACCCGAGGGACGTTCACCGGACGCCAGGACGGCGAGGGCGTCAGCCTGGGCTTCGCGGATTTTTTCACCTTCGACGAGGCGGGGTTGATCGAGACGCGGCACACCTACACCGACCGCGATACCGTCTGA
- a CDS encoding iron-sulfur cluster assembly accessory protein, which yields MSSKPESGSETNPIEFTETALAEARAAMAAASLDPEENGLRVMAREKNCDCGSLSYGMRFESEPAEEDRVSSYDGLQVFVDPESYEYVEGATVDYVSETGRAGFTVDPPVAKTGGGCGCGGHHH from the coding sequence ATGAGTAGCAAACCGGAGTCCGGGTCCGAGACGAACCCCATCGAGTTCACCGAGACGGCACTCGCGGAGGCACGGGCGGCGATGGCGGCGGCGTCCCTCGACCCCGAGGAGAACGGTCTGCGCGTCATGGCACGGGAGAAGAACTGCGACTGTGGCTCGCTGTCCTACGGGATGCGCTTCGAGTCCGAACCCGCCGAAGAGGACCGGGTGAGTAGCTACGATGGGCTTCAGGTGTTCGTCGACCCCGAGAGCTACGAGTACGTGGAGGGGGCGACGGTGGACTACGTCTCTGAGACAGGTCGCGCGGGCTTCACCGTCGATCCACCAGTCGCCAAGACCGGCGGTGGCTGTGGCTGCGGCGGCCATCACCACTGA
- a CDS encoding deoxyuridine 5'-triphosphate nucleotidohydrolase: MGPSVTAHQSMFRSGAFVADHLDGVGEQQIQPNGVDLTLDWILEQREPGYISRDGTAIGERQTVNLDERDDERETYYLTPGGYVLQYAETVSIPEEHVGFILPRSSLMRNSAMLNTAVWDAGYTGRGEGLLQVHHDIELERGARVAQLVLAAADHEGLYDGSYQGERVD; the protein is encoded by the coding sequence ATAGGACCGTCGGTCACCGCCCATCAATCGATGTTCAGAAGCGGGGCATTCGTCGCCGACCACCTCGACGGCGTCGGCGAACAACAAATACAGCCCAACGGCGTCGACCTCACGCTCGACTGGATCCTCGAACAGCGCGAACCGGGCTACATCTCCCGGGACGGGACCGCCATCGGGGAACGACAGACCGTCAATCTGGACGAGCGCGACGACGAGCGCGAGACCTACTACCTCACCCCGGGGGGCTACGTCCTCCAGTACGCGGAGACGGTGTCAATCCCCGAGGAGCACGTGGGCTTCATCCTCCCGCGCTCCTCGTTGATGCGTAACTCGGCGATGCTCAACACCGCCGTCTGGGACGCCGGCTACACCGGTCGCGGCGAAGGGTTACTCCAGGTCCACCACGACATCGAACTGGAGCGGGGAGCGAGGGTGGCCCAGCTGGTCCTCGCCGCCGCGGACCACGAGGGGCTGTACGACGGGTCCTACCAGGGCGAACGGGTCGACTGA
- a CDS encoding DUF5810 domain-containing protein, with protein sequence MGYACPVCEEPQVDAEHLANHLAFTAMIHGDGHESWLDERVEDWGAMNPETLGPLVAEHAETVDVDAPEPEHDHGTRGSAAIEQRTNLDAMSADDRAVLEEARELTRQMLEDSESE encoded by the coding sequence ATGGGATACGCCTGTCCGGTCTGCGAGGAACCACAGGTCGACGCCGAACACCTGGCGAACCACCTCGCGTTCACGGCCATGATTCACGGCGACGGCCACGAATCCTGGCTCGACGAGCGCGTCGAGGACTGGGGTGCGATGAACCCGGAGACGCTCGGACCGCTCGTCGCCGAGCACGCCGAGACGGTCGACGTCGACGCGCCCGAGCCGGAACACGATCACGGCACCCGTGGCTCGGCCGCCATCGAGCAACGGACGAACCTCGACGCCATGTCCGCCGACGACCGCGCGGTCCTGGAGGAGGCTCGCGAGTTGACCCGACAGATGCTCGAGGACTCCGAAAGCGAGTAG
- a CDS encoding type II CAAX endopeptidase family protein, translating into MPNGTVTTWIDRHRIAGFLIVTYAFTWTIQGLLAVSGMEASWTHSILIGFGAFGPPVGAAVVVWASGGSLRTWISQIFAWRIGTRWWLVAFGLPVVILAVGSAIYVLAGGPVDFGTFPSPLVLLFVLAWGTVWGGGQEELGWRGFMLPVLQERYSALAASFAVGGAWALWHLPLLLNATTTHGGWSLSQQLLWGVTIFAGSILWTWMYNSSGGSVLAVAVFHAGINAMGLYHPADLATLTQDGIPDPWLTFLAEATGAIPLVATAVLLVVVYGADRLANREVPGPEHVGLD; encoded by the coding sequence ATGCCGAACGGGACCGTCACGACCTGGATCGACCGGCACCGGATCGCTGGCTTTCTTATCGTGACGTACGCGTTCACCTGGACGATACAGGGACTCCTCGCCGTCTCCGGGATGGAGGCGTCGTGGACGCACTCTATCCTGATCGGATTCGGCGCGTTCGGGCCGCCCGTCGGGGCGGCGGTCGTCGTCTGGGCCAGTGGCGGGTCGCTCCGGACGTGGATATCGCAGATTTTCGCGTGGCGTATCGGTACACGGTGGTGGCTGGTGGCGTTCGGCCTCCCGGTCGTCATCCTCGCGGTTGGAAGTGCCATCTACGTGCTCGCCGGTGGGCCGGTCGACTTTGGAACGTTTCCCTCACCGCTCGTCCTGCTGTTCGTACTGGCCTGGGGCACCGTGTGGGGTGGCGGTCAGGAGGAACTCGGGTGGCGCGGGTTCATGCTCCCCGTCCTCCAGGAGAGATACAGCGCGCTCGCCGCCAGTTTCGCGGTTGGAGGTGCCTGGGCGCTGTGGCACCTCCCGCTCCTGTTGAACGCCACGACGACCCACGGTGGCTGGTCGCTCTCCCAGCAGCTCCTCTGGGGAGTCACCATCTTCGCGGGATCGATCCTCTGGACGTGGATGTACAACAGCAGTGGCGGGAGCGTCCTGGCGGTCGCCGTCTTCCACGCCGGCATCAACGCGATGGGGCTCTATCACCCCGCGGACCTCGCCACGCTCACCCAGGACGGGATTCCGGACCCGTGGCTCACCTTCCTCGCCGAGGCGACCGGTGCCATCCCGCTGGTGGCCACGGCCGTCCTCCTGGTCGTCGTCTACGGTGCCGACCGGTTGGCCAACCGCGAGGTGCCGGGTCCCGAGCACGTGGGACTCGACTGA
- a CDS encoding GNAT family N-acetyltransferase — protein sequence MTLLSAPTEDRTVTTVSPADAIAIRQAARADMLEILRVERAAFAHPWGTEAFEQFLGQPGFLVAEARTDDDLLDAEVVGHVVATGVRVNGQPMGHVKDLAVAPDREGEGIGSELLEGALSVLEEHGLFTVRLEVRESNERAIALYERHDFSPVRTYPGYYPDGEDALILHARRGP from the coding sequence GTGACCCTCTTGTCCGCCCCGACCGAAGACAGGACCGTGACGACCGTCTCTCCCGCGGACGCCATCGCGATCAGACAGGCGGCCCGTGCGGACATGCTGGAGATCCTCCGCGTCGAGCGAGCGGCGTTCGCCCACCCCTGGGGGACGGAGGCATTCGAGCAGTTCCTCGGCCAGCCGGGCTTTTTGGTCGCCGAGGCGCGAACCGACGACGACCTGCTCGACGCCGAGGTCGTCGGCCACGTCGTCGCGACTGGCGTCCGGGTGAACGGACAGCCGATGGGCCACGTGAAGGACCTCGCGGTGGCGCCCGACCGAGAGGGTGAGGGCATCGGGTCCGAACTGCTCGAAGGGGCGCTGTCGGTCCTCGAAGAGCACGGCCTCTTCACGGTTCGTCTCGAGGTCAGGGAGAGCAACGAACGAGCCATCGCACTCTACGAACGACACGACTTCTCCCCGGTACGGACCTATCCCGGCTACTACCCCGACGGCGAGGACGCGTTGATCCTCCACGCTCGCCGTGGACCGTGA
- the corA gene encoding magnesium/cobalt transporter CorA, whose protein sequence is MTIQTVVYRDDGTASFDDPLAAKRADGTTWVRVVDPTPDERATLESAFGLHPLSLEDVTEGDGRPKVEEFDDHTVILVKTARLRGGDVSFVEELRVGAVGLFVGADWLVTIGERESTAVQRIWDRVVQGERRLLTRGPDFTASRVVDAIVDEYFDILDEIESQIEVVEEQAIASPDSTTLEQINELRRDLLSVRRLLWPTRDALSTLARGDPEFVQAETEKYFRDVADHLIQLVELVETYRDLVTGTRDIYLNSLSTSTNEVMKTLTVVATIVLPLTFVAGLYGMNFEASPYNMPELTWTFGYPAALLGMAGIAGVMIAYFHRKDWL, encoded by the coding sequence ATGACAATCCAGACGGTGGTGTACAGAGACGACGGGACGGCGTCCTTCGACGACCCACTCGCGGCCAAACGGGCGGACGGTACCACCTGGGTCCGCGTGGTCGATCCGACACCGGACGAGCGGGCGACCCTCGAATCGGCGTTCGGCCTCCATCCGCTGTCCCTCGAGGACGTCACCGAGGGTGACGGGCGCCCCAAGGTCGAGGAGTTCGACGATCACACCGTCATCCTGGTCAAGACCGCGCGGCTCCGGGGTGGCGACGTGAGCTTCGTGGAGGAACTCCGCGTCGGCGCGGTGGGACTGTTCGTAGGGGCGGACTGGCTCGTGACCATCGGCGAGCGCGAATCGACCGCCGTCCAGCGGATCTGGGACCGGGTCGTCCAGGGCGAACGACGCCTCCTGACCAGGGGGCCGGATTTCACCGCCTCGCGCGTCGTCGACGCCATCGTCGACGAGTACTTCGATATCCTCGACGAAATCGAATCCCAGATAGAGGTCGTCGAGGAGCAGGCCATCGCCTCACCCGATTCGACGACGCTCGAGCAGATCAACGAACTCCGCCGCGACCTGCTCTCGGTGCGCCGGCTGCTCTGGCCGACCCGGGACGCGCTCTCCACGCTGGCCCGCGGCGACCCGGAGTTCGTCCAGGCGGAGACGGAGAAGTATTTCCGGGACGTCGCCGACCACCTGATCCAGCTCGTCGAACTGGTCGAGACCTACCGCGACCTCGTCACCGGCACGCGGGACATCTACCTCAACTCCCTGTCGACGTCCACCAACGAGGTGATGAAGACGCTCACCGTCGTGGCGACCATCGTCCTCCCTCTGACCTTCGTCGCGGGCCTCTACGGGATGAACTTCGAGGCGAGTCCCTACAACATGCCCGAACTGACGTGGACGTTCGGCTATCCGGCGGCCCTCCTCGGGATGGCGGGAATCGCGGGCGTCATGATCGCGTACTTCCACCGCAAGGACTGGCTCTGA
- a CDS encoding GAF domain-containing sensor histidine kinase: protein MDEQRTLEDRECPRLHGNWSAAMELVDVKSSPEYGFESGIRRGLEILTDRSGFPLAYLAHIDDGRQQFRVVNDELGVEAVDEGRTDSLSNSYCRFTVAGEPGLTVIRAGHDVGRDDPAYQAFGFEVYVGVPVRVDGNLYGTLCLGDVDPDRESPSTELRSFVQFVAAWMGAQIQRLEQARHTAVLQRVLRHNLRNSLNIISGYADTLPDIERCYPALDIIQEEASSLVRLSREAQRMEAILHGHTQLQRIDLGSALATLVADVRRSHPNATIELNGTEPITVSAISHLRFALEELVRNAIEHADRPDPTVTVTVDEDDDNVGVRVADDGPGIPETEAEPLRGPDDVDPVNHGSGLGLWLVRLIVQQSNGSISIRTGDPRGTVVVVRLHRSNTGSASNENA from the coding sequence ATGGATGAACAGCGCACGCTCGAAGATCGAGAGTGTCCCCGTCTCCACGGGAACTGGAGCGCTGCGATGGAACTCGTGGACGTCAAATCCTCCCCCGAGTACGGATTCGAATCGGGAATCCGGCGGGGCCTGGAGATCCTGACCGATCGGTCGGGATTCCCGCTCGCCTACCTTGCACACATCGACGATGGACGACAGCAGTTCCGAGTCGTCAACGACGAACTCGGGGTCGAAGCGGTCGACGAAGGGCGAACCGACTCGTTATCGAATTCGTACTGCCGGTTCACGGTGGCTGGAGAACCGGGACTGACCGTTATCCGGGCCGGTCACGACGTGGGCCGTGATGACCCCGCTTACCAGGCATTTGGCTTCGAGGTGTACGTCGGAGTCCCGGTTCGCGTCGACGGCAACCTCTACGGGACGCTGTGTCTTGGCGACGTGGATCCCGATCGCGAGTCGCCGTCGACGGAACTCCGGTCGTTCGTCCAATTCGTCGCCGCGTGGATGGGCGCCCAGATTCAGCGACTCGAGCAGGCACGCCACACGGCGGTCCTCCAACGCGTCCTCCGCCACAATCTCCGCAACTCCCTCAACATCATCAGCGGCTACGCGGACACCCTGCCCGATATAGAACGGTGCTATCCCGCACTCGATATCATCCAGGAGGAGGCGTCCTCACTCGTCCGGTTGAGCCGAGAGGCACAACGCATGGAGGCGATCCTGCACGGGCACACCCAGCTCCAGCGAATCGACCTCGGATCAGCGCTTGCAACGCTCGTCGCGGACGTTCGTCGGAGCCACCCGAACGCCACTATCGAGCTGAACGGCACCGAACCGATCACCGTGTCGGCAATTTCACACCTACGATTCGCCCTGGAGGAACTCGTCCGAAATGCGATCGAACACGCCGATCGGCCGGATCCGACGGTCACGGTGACAGTCGACGAGGACGACGACAACGTCGGCGTCCGGGTCGCCGACGACGGCCCAGGCATTCCGGAAACGGAAGCGGAACCGCTCCGGGGACCGGACGACGTCGATCCCGTCAACCACGGTTCCGGACTGGGTCTCTGGCTCGTCCGACTGATCGTCCAGCAGTCGAACGGGTCGATATCGATCCGGACCGGCGACCCACGAGGAACGGTCGTCGTCGTCCGGCTACACCGATCCAATACGGGATCCGCCTCGAATGAAAACGCATAG
- a CDS encoding methyl-accepting chemotaxis protein, producing the protein MSTGSVSDSLAQSISTQGEYSEAELRAFLEENVEKVIESAGIPMRVLSPDFEVLMENSRMEEMGGIDAETMNNQGLHCYDQFSNDDVCGTENCTLKQLVDDDADSVTVEVPKEAYDGEVYQVEVIAEPIEDDSGNVVAISESFRDYTEIKRIVTDAEGLSERIQDGDLDARMDVADLEDYYLEMGESLNDLVATIQDVVGDIEASVAELVEVSSAVVESTQEISELSDEQSHEISTVADEISGLSATVEEVAASTQDVNDRVSTIAERASEGQGDAEEALEMMDAVATSIDDVNQQIAALHDAIGEIGEFVELIDDIADQTNLLALNANIEAARVDEDGGGFEVVANEVKQLAEQTQDNAAEIESRIGEIQRQSAETTESIESMTHTFDRSREQITGSLDTLEAIAADVAEVANSVEELSDAADDQAASTEEIAATIDQSAEKAAEIAEEAEQIAGMNEEESAMIQRIDTALDQFSTDDDG; encoded by the coding sequence ATGAGTACGGGGTCGGTCAGCGACTCGCTCGCGCAGTCGATCAGCACCCAGGGCGAGTACTCGGAGGCCGAACTCCGGGCATTCCTCGAAGAGAACGTCGAGAAGGTGATCGAATCCGCCGGGATCCCGATGCGCGTACTCAGTCCGGATTTCGAGGTGCTGATGGAGAACTCCCGGATGGAAGAGATGGGTGGAATCGACGCGGAGACGATGAACAACCAGGGGCTCCACTGCTACGACCAGTTTTCGAACGACGACGTCTGTGGCACCGAAAATTGCACGCTCAAGCAACTCGTCGACGATGACGCTGATAGCGTCACGGTGGAAGTCCCGAAAGAAGCCTACGACGGCGAGGTCTACCAGGTAGAGGTCATCGCCGAGCCAATCGAGGACGACTCGGGCAACGTCGTCGCCATCAGCGAGAGCTTCCGGGATTACACGGAGATCAAGCGTATCGTCACGGACGCGGAAGGGCTCTCCGAACGGATCCAGGACGGTGACCTCGACGCCAGGATGGACGTCGCCGACCTGGAGGACTACTATCTGGAGATGGGCGAATCGCTGAACGACCTGGTCGCGACGATCCAGGACGTCGTCGGGGACATCGAGGCGTCGGTGGCCGAACTCGTCGAGGTCTCCTCGGCGGTCGTGGAGAGCACCCAAGAGATTTCCGAACTGTCGGACGAACAGTCCCACGAGATCTCGACCGTCGCCGACGAGATCTCGGGGCTCTCCGCGACGGTCGAAGAAGTCGCCGCGAGCACCCAGGACGTCAACGACCGCGTGTCGACGATCGCCGAGCGCGCGAGCGAGGGACAGGGAGACGCCGAGGAGGCGCTCGAGATGATGGACGCCGTCGCCACGTCGATCGACGACGTCAACCAGCAGATCGCCGCCCTCCACGATGCGATCGGAGAGATCGGGGAGTTCGTCGAGCTCATCGACGACATCGCCGATCAGACGAACCTGCTGGCGCTGAACGCGAACATCGAAGCCGCGCGGGTGGACGAAGACGGTGGCGGGTTCGAAGTCGTCGCGAACGAAGTCAAACAGCTCGCCGAACAGACCCAGGACAACGCGGCGGAGATCGAATCGCGGATCGGCGAGATCCAACGACAGTCGGCGGAGACGACCGAGAGCATCGAATCGATGACCCACACCTTCGATCGAAGCCGCGAGCAGATCACCGGTTCGTTGGACACCCTCGAAGCGATCGCAGCAGACGTCGCCGAGGTCGCCAACAGCGTCGAAGAACTCTCGGACGCCGCCGACGACCAGGCCGCGAGCACCGAGGAGATCGCGGCGACGATCGACCAGTCCGCGGAGAAAGCCGCGGAGATCGCCGAGGAAGCCGAACAGATCGCCGGGATGAACGAGGAGGAGTCCGCGATGATCCAGCGGATCGATACCGCACTCGACCAGTTCTCGACGGACGACGATGGATGA
- a CDS encoding right-handed parallel beta-helix repeat-containing protein: MQPVNRRLLTVVLLVGVVTAAAAGMTAVAGADDGADVTFIEGDVTGDTTWTPEAGPYRVIRDVDVQDGATLTVEPGTEVQVADGRTITVAGSLVANGTVASPVTIRMTPGASTAARWSTLRYEGAADSTLSLSNTTVQDARVGITVASDAGDLSIHDVTVRNVANHGLAVTDVTSIPEVDVEDSTFANVGGHGIAATPASGSLEAISLGTSSNVVGERARHTLTLEPGVEVTTNELRLSYGEHGDVSSVDAGAIQRFGVDTDEDGAIERSLTQHVGAVTATDGRIAIDLSRAVTIEGDERLVLAVDGVGNPETRGIYRVDVAADRDGVSQLADGVHAPLTIGGISSDHADTDVVTPTAVESLSVRETTFEGIGGAGVRVDADELSRLRLANNRFDAVDGAGVHLRGRTIDARLHGNQISAGDAGIRVAVRDRLGHLTVASNAVTESESGLAIRQSGSRARASLGMTVERNEFADNDRYGIDVDADRGRLSGGSVSSNELVTNGEGGIRLATDGIHGVTVADNRIADNDGDGLWVRTRRLESVSIAETAVSGNAGDGLAIRTYASARDLSIRNTTVVDNGGHGVSVRTDLVAHGLTVADSQFANNAGAGIAVTSPLTHGGSVDVTESVVAANNYGIHVAGALRANVSENDIVYNTNAHASAVPLDDVEPGTAISVTEGSAGVVVDRGGSHVSLDDLVSDPRIDVQLASVGPNPEIAVVLRTDGQGHTRYQEAAALPVASILGDIPTGVALSTRETAGVTLAENDVYDHPRGLTVDVAPLIDTNTTARLLVENVRTVSAERTYWGAETGPFHDSILPSGTGDPIVTRAGWVDFVPYATEANGDRYERPQPALSAPAEAVPNETVTLDGSRSTAPNGTIARYHFVVDGTARSRPAATHSFTMPESAVTTRLAVEDELGIDSEGAATVTVEPVEPEETTTATTAPVTTTGQPEPEDSGLLGTVLAVLGGLSYLVGVVLGTYGMWLTLRQRNPPYDGRIVHGFAIGGVVIWAVGGLIVGDGLWRLAVAAGAFWTLATAIAYVLASR, encoded by the coding sequence ATGCAACCGGTTAACCGTCGTCTCCTCACGGTCGTCCTCCTCGTCGGTGTGGTGACCGCTGCAGCGGCCGGTATGACCGCCGTCGCGGGTGCCGACGATGGTGCCGACGTGACCTTCATCGAGGGGGACGTCACGGGAGACACCACCTGGACGCCCGAAGCAGGCCCCTATCGAGTGATTCGAGACGTCGACGTACAGGACGGCGCAACCCTCACGGTCGAACCGGGGACCGAGGTGCAGGTCGCCGACGGCCGAACGATAACCGTCGCGGGATCGCTCGTCGCGAACGGAACGGTCGCTTCGCCAGTCACGATACGCATGACCCCCGGAGCGTCCACGGCCGCGCGATGGTCGACGCTCCGCTACGAGGGGGCGGCGGACTCGACGCTCTCGCTCTCGAACACGACCGTCCAGGACGCTCGCGTCGGTATCACCGTCGCGAGCGACGCCGGCGACCTCTCGATACACGACGTGACCGTCCGAAACGTCGCAAACCACGGTCTCGCCGTCACTGACGTGACGAGCATCCCCGAGGTCGACGTCGAGGACTCGACGTTCGCGAACGTCGGCGGGCACGGGATCGCCGCGACCCCGGCGTCCGGGTCCCTGGAAGCCATCTCGCTCGGGACGAGTTCGAACGTGGTCGGCGAACGGGCCCGGCATACCCTGACGCTGGAACCCGGCGTCGAGGTGACCACGAACGAACTCCGACTCTCCTACGGCGAGCACGGTGACGTCTCGAGCGTCGATGCGGGCGCCATCCAGCGGTTCGGCGTCGATACCGACGAGGATGGCGCCATCGAGCGGTCGCTGACCCAGCACGTCGGGGCCGTCACTGCCACCGACGGCAGGATAGCCATCGACCTGTCACGCGCAGTCACGATCGAGGGTGACGAACGGCTGGTTCTCGCGGTCGACGGAGTCGGGAATCCCGAGACGCGAGGGATCTACCGGGTCGACGTCGCCGCCGACAGGGACGGCGTCTCACAACTCGCGGACGGCGTCCACGCGCCGCTCACTATCGGCGGTATCTCGAGTGACCACGCCGATACCGACGTAGTGACGCCGACGGCCGTCGAGTCGCTGTCGGTCCGGGAGACGACCTTCGAGGGGATCGGCGGTGCGGGCGTCCGCGTGGACGCGGACGAGCTCTCCCGCCTCCGGCTGGCGAACAACCGTTTCGACGCGGTCGACGGGGCGGGCGTCCACCTCCGAGGCCGGACCATCGACGCTCGCCTCCACGGAAACCAGATCAGTGCCGGGGACGCCGGCATCCGCGTGGCGGTGCGCGACCGGCTTGGCCACCTGACGGTTGCGAGCAACGCCGTCACCGAGAGCGAGAGCGGTCTCGCCATCCGCCAGTCGGGCTCCAGGGCACGCGCCTCGCTCGGTATGACGGTCGAGCGCAACGAGTTCGCGGACAACGACCGGTACGGCATCGACGTCGACGCAGACCGAGGTCGACTGAGTGGCGGGTCGGTGTCCTCGAACGAACTCGTGACGAACGGCGAGGGAGGGATCCGACTGGCGACGGACGGGATCCACGGCGTCACGGTCGCAGACAACCGGATCGCCGACAACGACGGCGACGGACTGTGGGTCCGTACCCGGCGACTCGAGTCGGTCTCCATCGCCGAGACCGCCGTTAGCGGGAACGCCGGCGATGGCCTGGCTATCCGGACGTACGCCTCCGCCAGGGACCTCTCGATCCGGAACACTACCGTCGTGGATAACGGCGGTCACGGCGTGTCGGTCCGGACCGACCTCGTCGCCCATGGCCTGACGGTCGCCGATAGTCAGTTCGCGAACAACGCCGGGGCGGGTATCGCCGTCACCAGCCCGCTGACACACGGCGGATCGGTCGACGTCACGGAGAGCGTCGTGGCCGCGAACAACTACGGGATACACGTTGCGGGGGCACTCCGGGCGAACGTCTCCGAGAACGACATCGTGTACAATACGAACGCCCACGCGAGTGCGGTCCCACTGGACGACGTCGAACCCGGAACCGCGATCAGCGTCACCGAGGGGTCGGCGGGCGTGGTCGTCGACCGCGGCGGCAGCCACGTCTCCCTGGACGACCTCGTCTCGGACCCCCGTATCGACGTGCAACTGGCCAGCGTCGGCCCGAACCCCGAGATAGCGGTGGTCCTCCGGACCGACGGCCAGGGGCACACCCGGTACCAGGAGGCGGCCGCCCTGCCGGTGGCGTCCATCCTCGGTGACATCCCGACGGGCGTCGCGCTGTCGACCCGCGAAACCGCGGGCGTGACCCTCGCCGAGAACGACGTGTACGACCACCCGCGCGGCCTGACGGTCGACGTGGCGCCGCTCATCGACACCAACACGACCGCGCGATTGCTGGTCGAGAACGTCCGGACGGTCTCCGCCGAGCGAACGTACTGGGGTGCTGAGACCGGTCCGTTCCACGACTCGATACTGCCGTCGGGGACCGGCGATCCGATCGTGACGCGAGCGGGCTGGGTCGACTTCGTCCCGTACGCCACCGAGGCGAACGGCGACCGGTACGAACGGCCCCAGCCCGCGCTCTCGGCGCCCGCCGAGGCGGTCCCGAACGAGACCGTCACCCTCGACGGCAGCCGATCGACCGCCCCGAACGGGACGATCGCTCGATATCACTTCGTCGTCGATGGAACGGCCCGGTCGAGACCGGCCGCCACCCACTCGTTCACCATGCCCGAATCGGCGGTGACGACCCGACTCGCCGTCGAGGACGAACTGGGCATCGATAGCGAGGGGGCAGCGACCGTGACCGTCGAACCCGTGGAGCCGGAGGAGACCACCACGGCGACGACGGCACCGGTCACCACGACGGGGCAACCGGAACCGGAAGACTCGGGGCTGCTCGGAACCGTCCTCGCCGTCCTCGGCGGCCTCTCCTATCTGGTGGGGGTGGTGCTCGGGACCTACGGCATGTGGTTGACACTTCGGCAGCGTAATCCCCCCTACGACGGACGGATCGTCCACGGGTTCGCTATCGGGGGTGTCGTGATCTGGGCCGTCGGTGGACTGATCGTCGGGGACGGTCTCTGGCGGCTGGCCGTCGCTGCCGGAGCGTTCTGGACACTCGCCACAGCCATCGCCTACGTACTCGCGAGTCGCTGA